In the Actinomycetota bacterium genome, GAGCCGCCGCACGGCGACCGCGCGACCTGAGGAGGTCGCGAGGCCGTGGCGGAGGGGAAGAAGGGACGGGGACGGCAGGTCCCCCATGGCGGGGGGCGCAGAAAAGACCCCCTCTCCTCGGGTCGCCGCCCGCGCTTTCACGCCCCGCCGGCGCCGGTGGCCGGAGCGCATAAGGGAGCATGACGAGAAAGGGCAGGCAGCATGGGTGAGAAGGAAGAGGCGACCGGGTTCCCCCTTCCGGAGATAAGGCGCGACGCCCTGAGTGGGGCGTGGTCCGTGCTGGCCACGGGCAGGTCTCGACGCCCCGGGGCCGCGCCGAGCGCCTCGCCGCAGCAGGCCTGTCCGTTCTGCCCCGGCAACGAGGCCTTGACCCCTCCCGAGGTGTGGTCCGCGGGCAGGGAGGAGGGCCCTCCCGATTCCCCGGGATGGCGGATCAGGGTGGTGCCGAACCTCTACCCCGCCCTGGTGCCCGAGGCCGGGAAAAGGGGGTGGCGGAGAGGCGGCAGGGTGGGGATGCCCGCGCGCGGGGACCACGAGGTGATCATCCATTCTCCGCACCACGGGCTCTCCCTGGGGGAGATGGACGCGCGCGAGGCGACGGGGCTGCTGGGAGCCTGGCAGGCGCGCTTCCGCCACTTCGCCGACATGCCTCACGTGAGGTACGTGCAGATCATCGTCAACCACAAGCGGGAGGCGGGAGCGTCCCTCGAACACCCCCACACCCAGGTCTTCGCCCTGCCCCTGGTGCCGCGCGGCGTCCGCGACGAGCTGCGCGAGTCCCGGCGCCGGGGGGAGGGGTGTCCCCTCTGCAAGGAAGCGGAGGAGGCGGCCGCCGACGGCAGGGTGGCGGCCGAGGGGGAGGGGTGGGTCGCCTTCATGCCCTACGCGTCGCGCTCTCCCTTCGAGATGCGCTTTGCGCCCCTCATCCACGGCCCGGATTTCGCCTCCGCCGGAGAGGGCGCCCTGCAGGGTCTGGCGGAGGTGCTCACGCGCTCCCTGGGAGCACTCTCCCGGCTGCTGGCGAACCCCGCATACAACCTGTGGCTGCACACCGCTCCCTGCGATGGAAGGGATTACCATTACTATCACTGGCACCTGGAGATGGTCCCCCGCGTGATCGTAAGCGCCGGCTTCGAGCTGGCCACGGGCATGTACCTCAACGTCATGGATCCCCTGGAGGCGGCCCGCCAACTGCGTTTAATGCAGGAAGAGGAAGGGCGCAACCCCTGATTCGGCGCTCCTGGAGATGGTCCCCGCGTGATCGTAAGCGCCGGCTTCGAGCCGGCCACGGGCATGTACCTCAACGTCATGGATCCCCTGGAGGCGGCCCGCCAACTGCGTTTAATGCAGGAAGAGGAAGGGCGCAACCCCTGATTCGGCGCTCCTGGAGATGGTCCCCGCGTGATCGTAAGCGCCGGCTTCGAGCCGGCCACGGGCATGTACCTCAACGTCATGGATCCCCTGGAGGCGGCCCGCCAACTGCGTTTAATGCAGGAAGAGGAAGGGCGCAACCCCTGATTCGGCGCTCCTGGAGATGGTCCCCGCGTGATCGTAAGCGCCGGCTTCGAGCCGGCCACGGGCATGTACCCCAAAGTCATGGATCCCCTGGAGGAGGCTCGCGGGCTGCGTCGTCTCCGGGACCGGGAAGGGCCGGACGCCCGAGCCCTCTTGCCGCTGCCCCGCGGCTCAGCAGGCCTGTGATAGCCGGTGGAATTGGTGAAAGGCGCGCAGGGCGAAGCAGGCGGCGGTGGGGGTGAGATAGGCGGGTATCCCCGCCGCGTGGAGCCTGGCGGCCTGGGGGGCCGTGAAGGCGCTGGGAAAGAGGACGGATACCAGGGGCCGGTTCAGGGCGGGCCTGGCCTCGAGCATCTCCCCGGTGATGGCCGCGATGAGGCCGATGTCTCCGTTGCGGGAGGCGGGGGCGGAGCCTACGGTGATGATGATGTCCACGCCGGGGTCGCGGTCCAGTATCTCCAGGGTTCTGCGGTAGTTGCCGGGCACCACCGCTCCGAACCCGAGGTCCACGGGGTTCGCGAAGGAGGTCCCCTCGGAGGGGAGGAAGGAGGCCAGCTCGGAGCGGGTCTCCTCGCCCAGGGAGGCCATCTCCAGCCCGTACCACTCCACGGCGTCCGCGCAGTTCACCGCCAGTCCGCCGGGAGCGCTGACGATGGCCACCCGGTTACCCGTGCATGCCGGCAGGTGGTAGAGGGCGGCCGCGCAGTCCAGCATCTGCGCCAGGTCGCGGACCAGGATCATGCCCGCCTGCCGCGCCGCGCCCGCGAAGATCTCCGCGTCCCCGCCCAGGGCGGCGGTGTGGCTGGAGGCCGCCCTCCCCCCGGAGGCGGTTAGCCCGGACTTGAGGACGATGAGGGGTTTCCGCCCCCGCATCTCGCGCGCGGCGCGCAGGAAGCGGCGTGCGTCGCGTATCTCCTCGAGGTAGGCGAGGACGAGAAAGATGTGCGGGTCCTCGCCCAGGTATTCCAGGTAGTCGGCGCAGTTGAGGTCGAGCTCGTTCCCGCTGGAGACGATCTTGTCGAACATCAGGCCGCGCTCCAGGCCGGTCACGAAGGCGATGCTGGACAAGGATCCGCTCTGGGATATCATGCCCGCCCTGCCCTCGGCGGGGAACATGCCGGCGAAAAGGGCTATCCTGCCGCGCGCGGAATATACCCCCATGCAGTTGGGCCCCACCAGGCGCAGCGCGCTGCCCTCCAAGGCGCGGCGGATCTCCGCCTCCAGGGCCCTGCCCTCCTCCCTGCCCGTCTCCGAGAAGCCCGCGGTGTTGACGATGCAGCCTCCCACCCCCAGGGCGGCGCACTCGCGCACCAGCGGGGGGACGGCGGCCGGGGGCACCGCCAGGATGACCAGGTCGGGGACCTCGGGCAGGCTCGAGAGGTCGGGATAGCAGCGCCGCCCCAGGATCTCCGCGTGGCGGGGATTGACGGGATATAGCCCGCCCCGGAAACCCATGTCCGTGTAGGCGCGCAGGAAGAGGGTGCCCGGGTTGTCCGTGCGTTCGGAGACCCCGACGATGGCGGCCGACGAGGGATAAAAGATGCGGTCGAGGCTTCTTTTCAGGGCGTCGTCCATGTTCTAGCTGCCCGGGGCGCTCTCCGGGATGGGAGGGCATACGTGCAGGGCGCGCGGGCGGTACTCGTACTCCTTCACGGAGCGCTGGTACACCTCCATGGTGTGGCGGGCGATGCGCCCCCAGTTGTACTTCTCGCCGATGAACCTCTGGGCGTCGGCCGTCAGGCGCCGCGCCAGCTCCTCGTCCGAGAGGACGCGGATCATGGCCTTCGCCAGGGATTCGGGGTTCCCGGGCGTGAAGTGCAGCCCGGTCTCCTCGTGCACCACGATCTCCTTGAGGCCGCCGGTGTCGGCCACGATCACCGGGCTTCCCGCCACCATGGCCTCCAGCACCACCATCCCGAAGGGCTCGTAGATGCTGGGGACCACGGTGATGTCGGCGCACTTGTAGAACTTCACCAGCTTCTCGGAGTCCACGAAGCCCAGGAGCCTTATCTTCTCCCCCAGGCCCAGCTCCTCGATCATCACCTGGAGGGCGCGCGCGTGCGGACCCGTCCCGGCCACCAGGAAACGCAGGTCGGGGAACTCCCTGAGCACCATGGGCATGGCCTCGATCACCGTCTGCACGCCCTTTTCGTAGACCAGCCTGCCCACGAAGAAGATCATGCGCGAATCCGGCTCCACGAACTGCCGGCGGATGCGCGCGGTGTCGGTGTCGCAGCGGAACAGCTCGTACTCGATGCCGTTGGGGATCACCGTCACCTTGTCCTCCGGCAGCTCGAAGATGCGCGTGACCTCATCCTTCATGTAGTTGCTGCAGGTGATGGTGCGCACGCTTTCGAAGGTCAACCACCATTCCACCTGGTGGATGATCTTGGACATGCCGGGGGGGATGTGTCCCTGGTGGCGTCCGTACTCGGTGGCGTGGATGGTGGCCACCAGGGGGATGCGGTAGGCGTGCTTAAGGGCGATGGCGGCGTGGGCGACCAGCCAGTCGTGGGCGTGGAGGACGTGGACCTTTCCCATCCTCTCGTTGATGATGGGCACCGCACGCTCGAGAAGGGCCACGTTGAACTGCAGGGTCCACGGCACCCACTCGTCCTGCGGGATCTCCGGGGGGTAGAGGGGCACGCGGTGGATGTGCACATCGTCGGTGTGCTCGTAATCGGGGGCCCCCGGAGCGTCCTTGGTGACCACGTGTACGTTCAACCCCAGGCGCGCGAGGTTCACCGCCAGTTGGTGGACGTGTGTTCCCAACCCCCCGATGATCCTGGGAGGGTATTCCCAGGAGAGAAGCAGTACGTTCAAGCCTTTCCCCGTTCTCGCGCTGGCGGGTTTACCGGCTCATCCCTCGGCTTTTCCGGCCAAACCCCTCTGGACTATCGGATACATCGCTCACAAGCAGAGATATTCTAATAAAAAGCCCCGCCACATGGCAACTCATGGGAGCCAGGCGTCGGTCGCGGGGCTTTTTTCCTAATATATGCCATATATAGGTTGATGATGGATTGGAATGAATATCCAGGGCTTGCTCCTGTACCAACAGCGGTCACAGGTCGGACATGGCGACACACGATGGTGGTGTTCCGAATCCCCGCTCTTCACCGGGACAGGGCCTGTATTGGAAGATGTCGGCCGGAGATCCGGGATCCTGGACCCGGTCCCTTTCACAGCCAGGGGTCGAGGGTGAGCCAGGGGAAGGGATTGTCGGTGTCCTCCATCAGGGACAGCTCTTCCTCGTCGACGCGGCCGGTGCAGGCCATCTCCACAAGGCGGTTGAAACGCTCGCGGTGTGAGGATACGCGGTCGCGGGCATAGGAGGCGGCCTGGTCACGCGTGACCATGAAGGGCCAGTCGCTGGCCTGCAGGATAAGGAGCTCGCGTGCCGCCTGCAGGAGCGCCCTCCTGCGCAGCGGCTCCTCCCGCGCTCTCTCGGGGATATAAGTCAGGGCGTCGGCGAACTCCATCCCCGAGAGATGGGCGGACTCCAGCACCTCGCTGGTCTCGCGGTTGACCCAGGTGGAGAAGGTGCCGTCCACGTTCCAGGCCGTCATCCCGATGCGCAGGGGGCGGGGGCGGAGGCCGCGCGCCTCACGGGCGACATGGCCGGGAAGCGCGGCGTCTTCTCCCAGCAGCGAGAGGACGTGGCGCAGCCACAGCGTCCCCTCCAGCCACCAGTGCCCCATGAGCTCGGTGTCGTAGGCGGCGAGGATGAGGGCCGGTCCCTGCCCGCCGCCGCGCCGGGAGGCGATATACTCGCCGCGCCAGCGCATGCTCGCCGCGAAGAGCCCCGCGTCCTCGGTCGCCTGGCGGACGGCCTGTTCGGGACGATAGACGTCCTTCTCGTCCAGGGGGGTGTCCCTGGAGGTGATGCGCCAGTACTGGAACCCGTGCCCTTCGTAATCCCGCTTGGCGTACTCGCGGTAGTGGGCGCCCGCGGGGTACCCCCGCTCCGTCCACACCAGCTCGTGGGCCACGGGATCTCGCACCAGGGCGACGAGGGGGGTGTCCCCCAGACCGCGCGGCTCCCAGGTGGGAAGGACTCCCTCCTCTTCCGGCACCGCGGTGTGGTCCAGCACCACGTAGGAAAGGGGGGGCGAGAAGCCGGAGAGCACGCCGTCCAGCCCGGGGGAGTAGGCGCACTCGGGGAGCCAGAAGCCCTCGGGATCCCTTCCCAGGACACGCCGGTAGGACTCCAGGCCCACCGCTATCTGCGCCCTGACCTGGGAGGGAGAGCCCAGAGCAGGCAGGAGGGCGTGGGTGGCGGCGCTGGCCAGCACCTCCAACCTGCCCGCGTCCACTCCCGCCCTCAGGACCTCCGCCATCCTCCCCCTGAACCTCTTCACGAAGGCGCCCAGGAGGCGTGAGTAGTGCTCCGCGAAGCGCCGCGCCAGCTCCTCGCGGTTGCCGTCGCCCATCCCGCGCATGCGCTCCATCTCGCTCTCGGCCTGGCGCACCTTGTTCTCCAGGTAGGCGACCAGGCGCTCCTGCAGGTAGGGGTCGTCGAGCTGTTCCCAGAGGATGGGAGTGAGGGTGAGCGCGAGCTTTCCGGGCAGCTTGCCCTCCGCCAGGTCTTCCACCGCCTTCCATATGGGAAGGTAGCTCTCCGCCCACGCCTCGAGTATCCACTCCTCGCCCACCGGCCAGTCGCCGTTGCGGCGCACGTAGGGCATGTGGGTGTGGAGGAGCAGGGACACCGGGACGTCCATCTCACCCCTCCCCGTCGGCCGCGCAGCGAAGCGGCCCGCTTCCCAGGGCGATGAAATCCAGGGCCTCCTCCAGGGGCGCCGAAAGGATGCGGAAGTCGCCGCTCTTTATGGAGGGGATGAAGAACGGGCGGTAGAAGAGGCGTTCCAGTCTGGGTGGTATCCGCAGGCAGAACTGGGAGAAATTGCGCCTCGTCAGGAGGTCGTGCATCCGCAGCTTGCGGGCGTGAAAGACCCCCAGCATCCTCACCTCGGGGAAGAATCTGCGCATGAAGGCCAGGAACTCCGGCCCGTCGTACTCCACGATGTGAAAGGGGTTCACGGGCTTATCGGAACCCGGCGAGATGATGAGACGGTTGGGGGTGCTGACGGCGCAGATGCCCCCGGGCGCGAGCACCCTCCTCGCCTCGCGCATGAAGCGCTCCGGCTCGTGGAGGTGCTCGATGACCTGCAGCGAACACACCAGGTCGAAGGCGCCGTCCTCGAAGGGGAGGGAGTAGATGTCCCCGTAGTGGAAACGGAGGTTGTGCCGGCGGTAGGTTCCGCGGGCGTGGTACACGGCCTCGGGCGCCAGGTCCACCCCCACCGCCTCCCGGGCGCGGGACGCCAGCAGGTCGGCGCCGTAGCCCTCGCCGCTCCCCAGGTCGAGGACGCGCTTTCCCTCCGCCAGGGGAAGGAGGAAACGGTAGGCCACGAGGTGGCGCTGGAACCAGTAGTTCTCCTCCTTCACGCCGGGGAGGGTCCTCTCCCCCGTGAGGATGAGAGGAGGGTAATGGTCGGCGGGCAGGTCGGAGGTGTCCACGCCAAAGTCCATCGTCACTCGCCTTTTCTGCCGCTTCCGGCGGCGCAGGCTACCGCCCCTCCGCGGCCGCCGGCCGGGAGCCGGGCCGCCTGCCGCCGCCGGGTCCTACCTATTTCACCAGGTCCAGGACGCGCTTGAACTCCTCGCCGTCCGCGCGGCAGGTCACCTCGTAGATGAACGCCTCCGAGGTGGTCACCTGGGCCCCGGCCTGGCGCAGGCGCTCCAGCGCCACCTCGTGGTCCTCGCGCCTGCGCGTCCCCGTTCCGTCCGCCACCACGTGCACCCGGTAACCGCGGTGCAGGGCGTCCAGGACCGTCTGGCTGACGCATATATGGGTCTCGATGCCCGTGACCACCAGGCGCTTCCTGCCCGTGGCCATGAGCGCCTCCTCGAACTCCGGCACCCCGAAACAGCTGAACACGCGCTTGATCACCGGGTTGTATTCCGCGAGCGCCTCCTTGATCTCCTCCACGGTGAATCCAAGTCCCTGCGGGTAGTGCTCGGTGAGCACCACCGGCAGCTCGAAGATGCCGGCGAACCTGAGCAGGCGGGCGATGGTCGCCACCACCTCCTCGCGGTTGTGGATCATTCTCACCAGCTTCTCCTGGGGGTCTATGACCACCAGCACGCTGTCGTCGGCCCCGGCCAGCGCTGGGTGTCTGTGCATCTCCCCTCCTTTCACGCCGCGGCTCAGCCCTCGTTGCCCGCGGGTCCTTCCAGGTATTCTTCCACCAGTCGCGACACGTGGAGGGCGGAGTTGAAAGCAGTGTCCCCGCCCGTCCCCTCCGCTCTGACGGTGTCCCCGCAGAGGAAGAAGTTGTCGATGGAGGGAAGGATGAAGTCCGGCCTGTCCTCCCTGGTCTGCCCGGGACGGGGCAGGAACCCGTCCACCATGGAGAGGCGCATGGGGCGCTCCCATTCCACCGCCTCCCACAGGCCCGGGAACATCCTTCCCAGCAGGTCCCTCAGGCGCTCCTCCTCCTGCCTGGCCTTATCCTGGTTCTTCACCCAGGGGAGGGGCAGGGGGTAATACCAGGAGAGGAGCTGCTTTCCCTCGGGGGCCATGGAGGGGTCGATGTTGGAGGTGAACTGCCCCATGGTCACGGGATCCGAGGTCACCAGGAGGCCGCTCTTGTCGCTCACCCTCTCCTTGAGCCCTATGTCCAGGGATATCCCCGCGGTGGGCACCAGCTCCCGCGCGCTTTTCACGAACTTTATCGGCAGGTCCTTGCCCCCGAAGAGGTCGGGCACCTCCTGCACGGGGATGGCCGAGACGACCGCACGCGATGAATAGGACGCGGAGTCCGTCTTAACCTGGCTGACCACCCCTTTCTTGAGCATGAGGCGGCCGACCTTGCAGGAGGTCATGACCTGGCCGTTCCTCTCCAACTCCTCGCGCAGGCCCTCTATGATGCTGCGCGTCCCGCCTCTCGGATAACCCACCTTCACCTTGGCGCGCAGGGCCTTTTTGAGGAAGGCCGCGAACTCGCCGGCGGAGGAATACCTGAGGTCGGGGGCGATGATGCCTATGCCCGAGAGGACGCGCATGAGCTCCAGGGTCTCGGGAGACCTGCAGCCCGCGGTCATCTCCTCCAGGGATACCTGGTATTTCCTTTCAGGCCTGCCGGCTACCAGCTTCACCAGGTAGCGCGCGGCGCTCAGCTTGGCGGAGAGGGGGAGTATGGGCGACTTGAGGATCTTTCCCACGTTGTTGGGTAGGGGCTGGAACCCTCCCTCCCGCCAGAGTTCCGGCTCACCCGGGGAGATGAACTCCAGCTCCCTGCCTAGGCGGCGGAAGACCGCCGCCGCCGCCCCCTCCGCGGCGAAGCGGTTGGCGTGGAGCCCGTACTCCACCGTGTATCCGTCCCTCTCCTGGTACCCCGCCCTGCCTCCCAGGCTCCTCGCCTTCTCCAGCAGGAGCACCCGGTAGCCCTTGTGGGAGAGCAGGGCGCCCGCCGAGAGGCCGGCGTATCCGCCGCCTATGACGATCACGTCGTAGTCCATCTCCGCCCCCTTGTCCTCTGTCTGCCTCACATCACCGCGGACGGCGGCCGGACATCCCGGCGCCGTGTACGAGGATTATTAAACCACAAGGCCCCGCGGCTATGAACTCAAGGCCGCGTGGCCGCGGGCTCCATGGGGCTCCACGGGAAAAGATCGCCGGTACGGAAGGCCGGGATGGACCGCGATGATCGCCCCGCAGCCTCCGGTCCCGGGAGGCCCTGAAGGCCGGCTTTGGGGGCGGGACAGGGCGCCGTCTCCTCATCCCGCCCCATGGCCGGGAAAACAAGCGAGAGAAGACCGGCCCGGAGAGCGCGGGGGAGGGAAAAGGGAGAGGAGACGCGGGAGGACCCCTTTGGACGCGGGCGGGAACGGGGTTTATATTTGGAGGTGCCGTGAACACTGGGGCGTGGCCCCGGCGGGGAGAGAAGGGAGCGCCATGCGTAGGGAAAGGATCTATTTCTACGCCGACAGCCTGGAGCCCATCAGGCTCGAGGGGATACTGGAGCTTCCGGAGGGGGGATCGAGGCCGCCGGCTTGCATACTCTGCCACCCCCACCCCATCGGTGGGGGTTCCATGGACGTCCCCTTGATGGAGGTTTTGTCCAAGGTCCTTTCGGAGCGGGGCTGGGCCTGCCTGCGCTTCAACTTCCGCGGCGTGGGGCGCAGCGGGGGGGTGTCCACGGGGGGCATCCGGGAGACGGAGGACCTGGAGGGGGCTTGGGCGTGGTTGCGGGAGCGGGAGGACGTGGATGCCTGGGACCTCTCCGTGGCCGGCTGGTCCTTCGGGGCCTGGGTGGGCCTGCGCTGGGCGGTGAAGGGAGACCGCTGCCGCAGGGTGGCGCTGATAAGCCCGCCGCTGGTGGGTTTCGACTTCTTCACCTTCCTGGAGGAGGAGGGCGTGTCGCTCCCGTCCCGTTGCCTGGTGGTGGCGGGGGAGCGGGATCAGTTCGCGGACCGGGAGAGATTGGAAAGGCTTTCCTCCAGGCTTGGAGCGGCGCTGCGTCTCCTGCCGGGGGCGGACCACTTCCTCTTCGGGCGCGAGCGCGAGGTGGCGGAGGCGGTGGGCGACCATTGGGCCGCCGGCTGATGCCGCCGTCGTGCGCGGAGCATCGGTTATAAGCTTATCTACCTGCGAAAACGCTCCGTACCGGTGCCGAGGACGTCGTTGCATTCCCGGGGGTGAACGGATATAATACTTTGGGCGCTCCGGAAGGAGCACGAGCGCCGGCCACGCGCGATGATGACTTCACCGGGGACTCAGGGGCCTGTGGGTGCAGGCCTTGGGCCTTCGGTTTAATATATGTCAAAAATCGGCCTTGCGGCCACAAGACGCGGTGAAAGGAGACGCCCGAAAACCGTCACCAAAGGAAGGAAAGGAGTTGCAGCATGGTTCCGAGCGACCTGGAAATCGCGCAAGCGGCGGAGCTCCTGCCTATCGTGGAGATCGCCAAGAAGATGGGACTGGAGGAGGACGAGATCGATCTCTACGGCAAGTACAAGGCCAAGATCGATTTCGAGCGCTTTCTGGAGAGGGTCAAGGACAAGCCCAACGGAAAGTACATCGACGTGACCGCCATCACCCCCACCCCCCTAGGCGAGGGCAAGACGGTCACCTCCATCGGCCTCACCGAATCCCTGGCCAAGATCGGAAAGAACGTGGTGCTCGCGCTGCGTGAGCCCTCCCTGGGCCCGGTGTTCGGCATCAAAGGCGGGGCGGCGGGAGGAGGCTACTCCCAGGTGGTGCCCATGGAGGACCTCAACCTCCATTTCACGGGGGACATCCATGCCGTGGGGGCGGCCAACAACCTGCTGGCGGCGATGATCGACACCAGCATCCTGCTGGGGAACCCCCTCAACATCGACCCCCTGACCATCTCCTGGCGCAGGGTGGTGGACATCAGCGACCGCGCCCTGCGCGACATCGTCATCGGGCTCGGGGGCCGCGAGAACGGCTATCCGCGCCAGACCGGCTACGACATCACCGTGGCCTCGGAGGTCATGGCCATCCTCGCCCTGGCCACCAGCCTCAAGGACCTGCGGGAGCGCCTGGGAAGGATCGTGGTCGCCTACACCTACGACGGCAAACCGGTGACCGCCGAGGACCTCAAGGCGGCAGGGGCTATGACCGTGCTCCTCAAGGAGGCCCTCAAGCCCAACCTCATCCAGACCCTGGAGCACAACCCCTGCATCATGCATGCAGGTCCCTTCGCCAACATCGCCCACGGCAACAACTCAATCGTGGCCGACTACGTGGCCCTGAAGTGCGGCGACTACGTGGTGACGGAGTCCGGGTTCGGCGCGGATATGGGGGCGGAGAAGATGATGAACATCAAGTGCCGTTACTCCGGCCTCACCCCGGACTGCGTGGTGATCACCTGCACCATCCGGGCCCTGAAGATGCACGGTGGAGCCTTCGAGGCGCGTCCCGGCAAGCCCCTCGACGAGGAGCTGGTGAAGAAGGAGAACATGCCGGCTCTCGAGGAGGGCACCGGGAACCTCATCAAGATGATCGAGAACATGAAGCTCTTCGGCCTTCCCGTGGTGGTGACCATCAACCGGCGCACAACCGACATGGACAAGGAGATCGAGCTGGTCAAAAAGCTCGCCGAGGAGGCCGGCGTGGTCGCCTGCGTACCCATCGAGGTTTGGGCCAAGGGTGGCGAGGGCGGAAAGGAGGCCGCGGAGGCGGTGGTGGCCGCCTGCGACCAGCCCAGTGAATTCAAATTCCTCTATCCAGACGACTGGTCCATAAAGGAGAAGATCGAGGCCATCGCCACCAAGATCTACGGGGCCGACGGGGTGGACTATACCCCCCTGGCGGAGCAGAAGATCAAGCAGTACACCGAGGCGGGATGGGATAAGCTCCCCATCTGCATGGCCAAGACGCACCTCTCGCTTTCCCACGACCCCAACCTCAAAGGCGTGCCCAAGGGTTACCGCCTGCCGGTGGTGGATATCAGGCCGTCTATCGGAGCCGGCTTCCTTTATCCGCTTTGCGGCGCCATGAGGACCATGCCCGGTCTTCCCAGCCGCCCCGCGGCGGTGGACGTGGACATCGATGAGAACGGGAGGACCATGGGGTTGTTCTGAGAGGCGACCCTGCGGCAGTGAAGGCGTGGAACGATACCCCGGTCCATCCGGACCGGGGTATCATCGAGCATCGGGTGATATTTGTGGGGAGGCCGGGAAGTGACGGATGACCTCTGCAGGGTGCTCTTCCTGCCCGACAACCGGTTCGTGACCGTGGCGCGGGGCGAGAACCTCTTGCGCGCGGCCATGGACGCTGACGTGCACATCAACGCCTCCTGCGGGGGCTCGGGGTCCTGCGGAAAGTGCCGCGTGGTCATCGAGGAAGGGGAGGTGGAGCGGGAACCCAACCCCAAGTTGGGCGAGGCCGAGGCGGCCAGGGGATACGCTCTGGCCTGCCAGACCCGGGTGCTCTCCGACCTCAAGGTGAGCATCCCCCTGGAATCCCGTATCGGCGACCGGCGCATCTTCGAGCGCGCCGAGCCCACCCCCGCCCACGGCCACCTGCTCTCGGCGGCGGACTGGGAGGAGCGCCTGCCCGCCTGGGAGCTTGACCCCCCCACCCGCAAGTACCACCTCGTGCTCCCCGAGCCCTCCCTGGACGACAACGCCAGCGACGCGGAGCGCATCAAACGGGGCCTGGCGGTGGAGGCCGGGCTGCGCGACGTGGTCATCGACTACCCGGTGCTACAGCGCCTGCCCAACATGATCCGCCAGAGCGGGTGGGACATCACGGTGACGGTGCTGGACTCCGGCGAGGAGCTGAGGGCGGTGCGCATCGAGCAGGGAGACACCACCGAGAGGCAGTCGGCCATCGCCATCGACGTGGGCACCACCACCATCTCCGCCGAGCTCATCGACCTGCGCACCGGCGAGGTCACGGCGCGGGCTTCGGACTACAACGCACAGGTGGCCTTCGGCGAGGACGTCATCACCCGCATCATCTACGCCATCCGCGGTACCGGCCTGGCCAAGCTGCAGTCGGTGGTGGTGGGGACCATCTGGAACCTCATCAAGAACCTGGTGGAGCAGGCGGGCATCGAGTACTGCAACATCACCCACGTGGTGGTGGCCGGAAACACCACCATGACCCACCTGCTCCTCGGCCTGAACCCGAAATATATCCGGGAGGAGCCCTACATTCCCTCCGCCACCTTCTTCCCCTGGATCAAGTGCTCCGACATCGGCCTGCGCATCGCCGCGGGAGTATACCTCTACGCCATCCCCTGCGTGGCCTCCTACGTGGGCGGGGACATCGTGGCCGGCATGCTGGCCTCCGGCATCTTCAACACCGACCGGCTGACCCTGTACATCGACATCGGGACCAACGGGGAGATGGTGCTGGGCAACCGCGACTGGATGCTCTCCTGTTCCTGCTCGGCCGGTCCCGCCTTCGAGGGG is a window encoding:
- a CDS encoding DUF4921 family protein; protein product: MGEKEEATGFPLPEIRRDALSGAWSVLATGRSRRPGAAPSASPQQACPFCPGNEALTPPEVWSAGREEGPPDSPGWRIRVVPNLYPALVPEAGKRGWRRGGRVGMPARGDHEVIIHSPHHGLSLGEMDAREATGLLGAWQARFRHFADMPHVRYVQIIVNHKREAGASLEHPHTQVFALPLVPRGVRDELRESRRRGEGCPLCKEAEEAAADGRVAAEGEGWVAFMPYASRSPFEMRFAPLIHGPDFASAGEGALQGLAEVLTRSLGALSRLLANPAYNLWLHTAPCDGRDYHYYHWHLEMVPRVIVSAGFELATGMYLNVMDPLEAARQLRLMQEEEGRNP
- a CDS encoding CoA-binding protein, which produces MDDALKRSLDRIFYPSSAAIVGVSERTDNPGTLFLRAYTDMGFRGGLYPVNPRHAEILGRRCYPDLSSLPEVPDLVILAVPPAAVPPLVRECAALGVGGCIVNTAGFSETGREEGRALEAEIRRALEGSALRLVGPNCMGVYSARGRIALFAGMFPAEGRAGMISQSGSLSSIAFVTGLERGLMFDKIVSSGNELDLNCADYLEYLGEDPHIFLVLAYLEEIRDARRFLRAAREMRGRKPLIVLKSGLTASGGRAASSHTAALGGDAEIFAGAARQAGMILVRDLAQMLDCAAALYHLPACTGNRVAIVSAPGGLAVNCADAVEWYGLEMASLGEETRSELASFLPSEGTSFANPVDLGFGAVVPGNYRRTLEILDRDPGVDIIITVGSAPASRNGDIGLIAAITGEMLEARPALNRPLVSVLFPSAFTAPQAARLHAAGIPAYLTPTAACFALRAFHQFHRLSQAC
- a CDS encoding glycosyltransferase family 4 protein, which gives rise to MNVLLLSWEYPPRIIGGLGTHVHQLAVNLARLGLNVHVVTKDAPGAPDYEHTDDVHIHRVPLYPPEIPQDEWVPWTLQFNVALLERAVPIINERMGKVHVLHAHDWLVAHAAIALKHAYRIPLVATIHATEYGRHQGHIPPGMSKIIHQVEWWLTFESVRTITCSNYMKDEVTRIFELPEDKVTVIPNGIEYELFRCDTDTARIRRQFVEPDSRMIFFVGRLVYEKGVQTVIEAMPMVLREFPDLRFLVAGTGPHARALQVMIEELGLGEKIRLLGFVDSEKLVKFYKCADITVVPSIYEPFGMVVLEAMVAGSPVIVADTGGLKEIVVHEETGLHFTPGNPESLAKAMIRVLSDEELARRLTADAQRFIGEKYNWGRIARHTMEVYQRSVKEYEYRPRALHVCPPIPESAPGS
- a CDS encoding DUF1957 domain-containing protein; the encoded protein is MDVPVSLLLHTHMPYVRRNGDWPVGEEWILEAWAESYLPIWKAVEDLAEGKLPGKLALTLTPILWEQLDDPYLQERLVAYLENKVRQAESEMERMRGMGDGNREELARRFAEHYSRLLGAFVKRFRGRMAEVLRAGVDAGRLEVLASAATHALLPALGSPSQVRAQIAVGLESYRRVLGRDPEGFWLPECAYSPGLDGVLSGFSPPLSYVVLDHTAVPEEEGVLPTWEPRGLGDTPLVALVRDPVAHELVWTERGYPAGAHYREYAKRDYEGHGFQYWRITSRDTPLDEKDVYRPEQAVRQATEDAGLFAASMRWRGEYIASRRGGGQGPALILAAYDTELMGHWWLEGTLWLRHVLSLLGEDAALPGHVAREARGLRPRPLRIGMTAWNVDGTFSTWVNRETSEVLESAHLSGMEFADALTYIPERAREEPLRRRALLQAARELLILQASDWPFMVTRDQAASYARDRVSSHRERFNRLVEMACTGRVDEEELSLMEDTDNPFPWLTLDPWL
- a CDS encoding methyltransferase domain-containing protein encodes the protein MDFGVDTSDLPADHYPPLILTGERTLPGVKEENYWFQRHLVAYRFLLPLAEGKRVLDLGSGEGYGADLLASRAREAVGVDLAPEAVYHARGTYRRHNLRFHYGDIYSLPFEDGAFDLVCSLQVIEHLHEPERFMREARRVLAPGGICAVSTPNRLIISPGSDKPVNPFHIVEYDGPEFLAFMRRFFPEVRMLGVFHARKLRMHDLLTRRNFSQFCLRIPPRLERLFYRPFFIPSIKSGDFRILSAPLEEALDFIALGSGPLRCAADGEG
- a CDS encoding hydrolase; amino-acid sequence: MHRHPALAGADDSVLVVIDPQEKLVRMIHNREEVVATIARLLRFAGIFELPVVLTEHYPQGLGFTVEEIKEALAEYNPVIKRVFSCFGVPEFEEALMATGRKRLVVTGIETHICVSQTVLDALHRGYRVHVVADGTGTRRREDHEVALERLRQAGAQVTTSEAFIYEVTCRADGEEFKRVLDLVK